The sequence AATGCCCTCTTTTACCATGAAgtggcatttttcccaatttaacaTAAGATTGCTCTCCTCACATCTCTGCAACACTTTTTTCAGATTAAATAAACATGCATCAAACGACGATCCAACCACAGAGAAATCATCTATAAACACTTCTATAaacttttcaaccatatcatgaaaaatagccatcatacaccgctgaaaattGGCAGGGGCATTACAAAGACCAAACGACATTCGTTTATATGAAAAAGTACCATAAGGAAaagtaaaagtggttttatgttggtcctcaggtgctataggaatttgcatatatccaGAATACCCgtctaaaaaacaataaaatgcatGCCCCCTGCAAGTctctcagccatctgatcaataaagggaagggggaagtgatccttacgggtggcatcattcaatttcctataatcaatacaaacccgcCACCCTATAACAGTTCTAGTAGGAATCAATTCATTCTTTGCATTTTCGATTACAGTCATCCCtccctttttaggcactacttgaattggactcacccattcactatcagaaataggatagataatacctgcatcaaggagCTTGATTACCTTCTTTTTCACTACATCTTGCATTGCCGGGTTGAGTCGCCTCTATGGTTGAGTAGATGTCTTGTGCTCTGCCTCcatcaatattttgtgcatgcacatggttggactaatccCCTTGATATCGGCCAAGCTCTATCCGATGGCTCTTATGTGTTCTCGAATCACCCGCAACAGTTTTTCCTCCTCacaacctgtcaaagaagatgaacaaaGTACTGACAGTttatcattctttaataaataaaaatatttcaaatgagaAGGGAGTGGTTTTAGTTCAAGAGTAGGGGGCTCCTCGGTGGATGGCTTCAGTGGTTTTGGAGTATGGTTAAGCTCccccatcttggtattgatgagCATGTCAAAGGGTAGACTCCAATCCAAATACCGTGCTACTTCATGAACTTCCTCACTGACATGCACTTCATCAGTTATACCTGTCAAACATATTTCTAATGGATCCACAGACAACTGTTCCTGcagagaacactcaaccaaatcatcagtaatatcaattctgaaacaatcagaattgtctgtTGGATATCAAATGCcctgaaaaacattaaatataaCTTTCTCATCATTTATACGCAATATAAACTCTCCtttatgcacatcaatcaatgcctttccagtggctaaaaatggtctacccaaaataagaggtatctgacgatcctcttccatatcaagcacaacaaaatccactggaaatataaacttatcaaccttaacttacacatcctctacaatcccccttggatattttatagatctacCAGCTAATTGCTGGGAGATAGTAGTTGGCTTAACTTCACCAATTCTTAGCttctcaaaacatgaataaggcataagattaatacttgcacctagatcacataaagccttattaaaaaatgattttccaatagtgcatgaaattgaaaagctaccgggatccttaagttttggagggagtttattttgtaaaatagcagaacattcctccgacaacttcacagtttcaaaatccacaagttttcttttgttagacaaaatctcttttaaaaattttgcataactggacatttgagctaaagcgtctgcaaagggaatattaatatgaagctttttaaaaatctctaagaattttgcaaattgattatccaattgcagttgctttgctctttgggggaagggcagtttactcaaatcaatcttcTCATTAATAATTGGGTGAGAGGACTTACCTTTCTTTCCCGTAGGCGTCGAGTCTGACTGGTTTGGCACTTCCTCCAGCCCTTTTTCCTTTCTTAGCTCGCTTGATTCCTCATCCTCAATATTTTTCTCCACAGTATCTGCTTGCAATCTAGTCACCGCCAGAATAACATTGACATCCTTGGGATTCCTCTCAGTATTATTAGGCAACGATCCTGCTGGCCTAGTAAATAGCTGTGTTGCTATCTGACTCATTTGTGTTTCTAACTTCTGCAACATTGCCTCCTGATTTTGTAGACGGGTCTCAGTaccagctacatatttcatcatgatttcttcaaaggaGGGCTTCTTCTCGACTGGCTTCGATGTATTAGCTGTAGGATCTGCAGCTTTCCAAGAGAagtttggatggttcttccagccaggattgtaaGTATTGCTGTAGGGGTTGTACTGCTGTCTCCCTTGATTCCCCATAAAATTTtcagcatcaacttcaaatacttTCTTTTCGTCAGGCTGTTGAACTTGCACTTGGTTGGCTGAAGATGTCTGCATAACTgccatctgatgagtaagagTATCGATCTTGGCATTCAGTGCTGTTAGTGCATCGACTTCTAATACTCCAGCCTTTTTCTCCTTTTTagcatctggccatccaatgttgctttcagccatattttCAATGATTTCCCATGCCTCTACCGGTGTTTTCCTGAATAGGATTCCATTAGCAGCggcatccaacatggatcgaacagattgatcagtcccattgtagaaagtctgagtctgctggctctgagtaagattatgttgaggacacatcctaaacatctttttgaatcgagTCCAAGCAGCATGTAAtgattcagcttccttctgcctgaatgagATGATATCGGAGAACAGTTTAGCCATCTTTGTAGGGGGAAAATACTTATTCTGAAAGGTCTGAACAAGTTGATCCCATGTAGTAATTGATTCAATAGGAAAATCGTCTAGCCACTCAACAGCttctccttgtagagagaatgggaataaccgcagtcgcactgcatcagatgttaccccattcaccttgaacgtgtcgcagatcgacagaaaacgctccagatgagtgtaggggtcttccacagatgtacccccaaatctagcctgcaattgaatcagctgaatagtagagggtttcagctcaaaattgttcgcctcaacagcggggcgaactatgctagatccatagacTTCAGTTGGCGGACGGATAATATCCCAAACAGTACGGTTATCTGCCATCTCTACTTTAAATTCATATTCTGACTCTAGTTCAAGATTGATAGATTTCTTGGCTTTTTGGATCCTGCTaagcgtgcgttcgatctccaaatcaagtggtagtaaTTTCCTTGATCGAATgatatgcatgcacaacagaaggtacctgaaaatcaccaagaaattatagtcagaaattaagaaaataaataaggtttaatctcaagcgaaataaaaattttgatatcaaacagtccccggcaacggcgccaaaaacttgaccggataaatcggtgtgattaaaaatcaactggcaagcgcaccaggtcaaattataatatagtgaacaaaagtccagatgtcgaacccacagggactgtatatatatgaataccaaaatatatttatttctacttaatctagactaatgaataaaagtgattcagattttaaactaataataaaaagttgcaataaaaattaaattaaataaaacgcagctggaaattttagatttaaatcaaatttgggaaaaactcgatcaaggacacacgcaggtaccagacaattcaagTAACAAGAAgtcgatctaagatatcagacttaatcttaattcacgggaattttcctaatttgttcgaaggactatttctagaacaatcaaacctattcaaatattgatgaactaatctttcgtaattctaatcaaatttgaatgcatgaataactatgaaaattcagtaaacacctaaaccgcataatgaaactgtgagacctcggttctaaacatctaattaaggagtaaacaataattaagcatccaagatctaagaactaaaagcaaagcaaaggaaatttttttttttaaagagggccgcgctcgggcggcaaaaaaccgccgctcgagcgcgccctggacagaggcgctactgacctcagagtggggtgcgctcgggctgctaaaaattgcagctcgggcgccccctatAGCAGAAACAAAACAGCAGAAAACATGCTTTGCAActccatctaaaactattccaatgcaatccaaatcaacacatacattataaatgcagttcctccgattaatacatgaagtgttggaaaactggcgagttcccagaccaattacgattgatacccggtgcagcggaagtttaaaaatttttcatggaacgtttccatggtatgggtatcaaccgttcatcgattgaattacgtgtgtgtaaaatttaaataacaattaaataaattttacctcaaatctcgcaacgagattaatggacaccaacagaacaattctgctcttgttgtctctccctggaaccgatgaacgccttcaatcaggtccacgaacagaggtttaatccctctgatagattgcactagaaaatctatcagaagttttctgcgaagagaatacacgaatttgattcgttattcctgactgcaattcaaaatcacagaccggaatttctcgggcagagcaaggagggggcggccgaaatatgtttgagagagagggtagggttttcgaaaattgctctcaaaataatgacctgttgtgtgtaatttctgtactgaaataacttattcataatgcaggccactaacaccttagggcccattagtcataagctggggcccgacaagcaaagcccgctcgttcagaaattaatataaaattcatcgtgactccgattgatgaaacgatttcaccaatgtgcacagaaaccatttctgcacgttttaaagtcaaaataaattttcctgaatccgaattcagtggtttccaaaaatgtccatccctatgtcattttaggaaatcctactcccttactcttatttaagaagtccaactccttagttcattaaatttaactctttaaatttaactatctcaacggggattaaaactccattacactgtgtgaccctcaatggttcagggatacagctagccgtgggctcacaactccttgtgactcggaacaacactttccgacttgcccaacgaatcatggtaaagcgcctagcaacattgccccatgattccctaggtatcactgatagtgcctacaagaaccagtagattttggttagcgtacagtacggtcccttcatccatatatcccgatcgaatcaacaaccattggtatatcgagagtcgctcaagattcgataactatgcaatacatcttgaagatcaaattagtgacatcgcatgtgctactaagaaaccatttcttaaatcacatcaagtactctggccagagatttgtcacactaatatctcctcagatcgcataggatatccacactcgcaagtatgtggtgaatccttgacaacaatgcattgactcctatatgtgtcgtaactgtacccaatctcgacacctgatgaccccctcagagtcggtaaacgagtcaaagcacagtactagcatatagagtctccatgatgtttcaagtcgtaaggactaatggtgtacaaccaaaaccgcggactttatccactcgataagtgataaccacttggaaagtccggatagggtagttcgactattcatcctatgaatatccatttgcatgcttcgaacatctccatgttccctaccaatgaaacgtggtactccgcatcgcaaatgctagtctcaaactcgagcgatccttatccttattatcggacggctcaatcgactaggaacggttttagaatatacagtgactataagatgtatttcatgatagacatctccatgttctaccacatcttacatacactatagtatattcaaggtctttatcaaaacaacaatagtatatcacaatataacaatatgaagtaatataaagtcattgccataaaagtgtaaataatattaaacaaaagattgtttatacaaagagtcaacaaagcccatagccacacagttggctcactgggcaccgactcttacaatctcccacttgccctatagccaactagtcatactacgtagacccattgcttcgcgatgtttgtcaaacaatggtcctggcaaaggcttagtaagtggatcagcgatattgtctgcagaggccactcgttcgacactgatgtctcctctttccacaatctcccggattatgtggtatttcctcagtacgtgtttggatctttgatgagaccttggttcctttgcttgagcaacggcacccgtgttgtcgcagtacaccgggactggaccaacaaattcaggaatgacgcccaactcttggacgaaattcctcatccaaacggcctctttagcagcagctgatgctgcaatgtattcagcctcagtggtggaatccgctgtggtgtcctgcttggaactcttccaagagacagcaccgccattgagcatgaacacaaatccagaggttgacttcgagtcatccacatcactttggaagctagagtcggtatagccttccagtttgagttctcgtcctccataaaccatgaacatattcttagtccttcgcaagtacttaagaatgtccttcacggctttccaatgcatctgaccaggattagactgatatctgctcgtgacactcagagcaaatgctacatccggtctggtagatatcatcccatacatgatactacctatagctgacgcatatggtacatgtgtcatattctctatctctgcatcagtcttgggacacatagacttggatagagaaactccatgacacatgggtagatgtcctctcttggacccatccattgaaaaccgtttcaatatggtatcgatgtaggttgattgagtgagtcctatcattctcttagatctatccctatagatctgtatcccaagaatgtaggatgcctcacccaaatccttcatcgaaaatctacctgataaccatatctttgttgactgcaacatccctacatcattcccaatgagtaggatgtcatcaacataaagtattaagaatgtcaccgcatccttaactactttcttgtacacgcaaggttcctccgggttcttgatgaaaccaaagtctttaattgtttcatcaaatttctggttccaacttcttgatgcttgttttagaccataaattgatctctgaagcttgcataccttatgctcgcttcccatggatgtgaaccctcaggctgcttcatatagatttcttccttaatgtctccattaagaaaagcagtcttcacatccatttgccatatctcatagtcataccatgcagctatggcaataaggattcttatggacttgaacatagcaactggtgaaaaggtttcatcatagtcaactccttgcctttgagtataacctttcgccaccaatcgcgccttgtaggtcaataccttaccatcaggcccaagctttcttttgtagatccatttacaccctattggaacaattccatcgggaggatccactaaagtccagacttggttagtatgcatcgaatccaattctgattgcatagcttcaagccataaattcgaatccgcatcagaaattgcttccttgaagcttcttggatcacatccaatgtcgggttcatcttgaccctcttcaagaagaagaccatatcgaactggaggtctagaagtcctctcggatcttctaggtgcaggcgtgtccagcaatggttcctgaggtgtgggatcgttattttgtatttcgggttcttctcgaacttcttcgagttccatcatctcgcctttcttatccaataagaactccttctccaagaaggtggcattccgcgaaacaaacacctttgtttcagcaggataatagaaataatatccgattgaattcttcggataccccacaaaataacacaggctggatcgactatccaacttatctcccactgtccgcttcacgtaagcaggacatccccaaatcctcaagtatgaatacttaggagctttgccattccataactcgtatggtgttttgtccactgctttagtgtggacgttattcaacaacaataccgccgtttcaagcgcatagccccaaaacgaaggtggaagctcagtgaagctcatcatggatcgaaccatgtccaacaaagttcgattacgacgctccgatacaccattaagctgtggtgtcataggaggagtccactgagagagaatcccattctcttttagatagtccaaaaactcggtactcaagtattctccacctcgatccgatcgaagtgctttaatacttttacctagcttgttttctacttcagccttgaattctttgaacttttcaaatgcttcagacttatatttcattaaatataaatacccataccttgaataatcgtcagtaaaggtaatgaagtaggtgtggccatattgagtcccaactctaaatggtccacaaacatctgtatggatcaaattcaacagattttgactacgttcaggcttccccttaaaaggagatttagtcattttcccttttaggcaggattcacaagtaggtagagagttaatatcagacatatcaaacatgccctctcccactagcttgttcatcctctttgaggaaatatgacctagtctagcgtgccaaaggtttgccgggttttgactatcgattttccttttgtttgttgttgccggtttgtcaatacaattcactggaacgtcttttagttttaaattatatagatcgttttcaagttgtccatttccaattaaacattcattcttgtaaatactgcaaatcccattcacaaaattacaagaataaccatctctatcaagcatagaaatagaaataatgtttttaattaaatctggcacaaataaaacatctctcaacaataatttaaaaccattctgcaaaatcaaacaaacatctccaatggccgtagcttcaactctggaaccattcccgagcctcagctgggtctcacccattctaagcctgcgacttcttgtcatcacctgcaaatcattgcaaatgtgagaaccacatccggtatccaatacccaagaagttgtattaagtgacatgtttatttcgatatagaacataccctttgcagttcccaactgctcaagatactccttgcagttgcgcttccaatgacccggcttcttgcagtaatggcaaacatccttggattttccatcgtttgaagcctttgtcttttgcttcttctcgggttccactttcttgggtggggcagaacgtttcttgcccttcatacttggccccttcttagcagaagatgaggagcccaccaagaaagctggcttatccttcttaagtgtggattcatatgtaacgagcatattgaccatctcttcaagggtggcctctatcttgttcatattaaaatttatcacgaatccatcaaatgaagaaggaagagatagaagcagcaagtccacattgagttcatgctccaacaccaaatcaagggtcgctaacttctgtatgagccaaatcactcgtaccccatgatcacggaccgaagtcccttcacgcatgcggcacgtcatcaactccttaacagtagagaacctttcagccctcgactgagccccaaaaagttccttgagttgcgtgtgaatgtcagcagcattcaccgtgtcctcaaatcgcctctggagttcatcagacatcgaggcttgcatatagcatttggtcttgatgtcatggtcacaccatgcatcaagtttggccaattcctccggacttatgtcagctggtgcttccttcggaggtgctttctctaacacgtagagcattttctccgaagttaagacaatcttcaacttccggaaccattccgtatagttggcgccagtcagcttgttttgttcgaggatcgagaataaaggatttcgcgaattcattgtatgaaatactgaaaaggaaaaacagacatatatcaatgattgtttaacaatttactaagacataaaataggcgaatttaattttatgaatctcactcccactattttaacgatttcaccaccctctagtgaaaacgggaaactttttccttagtgagaacatggagtccaattgacaaacttatggtcccgaataatatcagccaaccataattctcaaaaggtagagcccaattgcttccaaagcaacccccatgtatttacctcatgtccaataagggcccaataatatgacgccgtttaaagtgacatgtcaagatgacccatcaatattaagttgtgatggacggtcgccatgtggatcccccaataatatgagccgatcccatgggagttccacccaacttacaacatttgtcgatccaatgtacagctttccgacggacgggcccccccaataatatgagccggaccgtatccgcgggtagcatcacatacattgaccgttgatggaaggtaggaacatttaaacaatatttaaatttcctttatttatcttgatataaattttaaatcatatttaaaatgagggattttatttataaaaatatttgtctcatcatatttaatttattgcatgcattgccggattcacgcaatttatgtctaaacatgcatacaatcataatatcacatattatataggatgatcgattccatttctaattgacccgtggttgccaatcacgggtcttagtccaatcctaggtaatatgcagtatgcaaatgcaatcctattacatatgcttccaatttacatttcttcagtcttcattgtctgctgggcccaccatcttcaaatcttgatctcccactaaatctaatgtatttacaattaaataacaatgacaagtaggggatacatttttagggggtgggaacgggctataaaccaagcccacttttattacatatgacattcatatcgggccataaaccaggcccattaataaaaccaacaacaataaagacaaaatgtaaattcctaacatacacctacaaaattggtcatggcaatcgatcatccttatccaataacatttaattcaaaattaatttattgga comes from Henckelia pumila isolate YLH828 chromosome 4, ASM3356847v2, whole genome shotgun sequence and encodes:
- the LOC140861406 gene encoding uncharacterized protein, producing MLDAAANGILFRKTPVEAWEIIENMAESNIGWPDAKKEKKAGVLEVDALTALNAKIDTLTHQMAVMQTSSANQVQVQQPDEKKVFEVDAENFMGNQGRQQYNPYSNTYNPGWKNHPNFSWKAADPTANTSKPVEKKPSFEEIMMKYVAGTETRLQNQEAMLQKLETQMSQIATQLFTRPAGSLPNNTERNPKDVNVILAVTRLQADTVEKNIEDEESSELRKEKGLEEVPNQSDSTPTGKKGITDEVHVSEEVHEVARYLDWSLPFDMLINTKMGELNHTPKPLKPSTEEPPTLELKPLPSHLKYFYLLKNDKLSVLCSSSLTGCEEEKLLRRCMMAIFHDMVEKFIEVFIDDFSVVGSSFDACLFNLKKVLQRCEESNLMLNWEKCHFMVKEGIILGHKVSEILKQKLTTAPVIVAPDWNLPFELMCDASDTALGAVLGQKRDKVLHVIYYASITLSAAQLNYATAEKKLLAVVFALDKFRSFLVGSKVIVHTDHSALKYLMSKKNAKPRKSAENQVAGHLSRLENQGTETQVIHDDFPDEQLFEVYSSGGGGHFDAGRTAAKVLQSGFYWPSLFKDAYTYVLACDACQKVGNISRRHEMPLNNILVCEVFDVWGIDFMGPFPASEGNKYILVAVDYVSKWVEALACRTNDSRVVVKFLKKFIFSRYGTPRAIFSDGGTHFCNQQFDTVLTKYGVTHKATSEERLLQLNELEEFRLDAYENARIYKEKTKKLHDQRIVSRDFEESYVRDGQDHLLSSK